In Opitutaceae bacterium TAV5, one genomic interval encodes:
- a CDS encoding phosphoribosylglycinamide formyltransferase: MRIVILGSGRGSNAEAILTAQRAGKLGRAEVVHLFSDKPDAGILGLGPRFGVPAAFLDPAPFRTKLDGEGEARYIAAIREQRADLVVLAGFMRVIKPGFLDAFAGKIINLHPSLLPAFAGLDAIGQAFRRGVKITGCTVHYVTAEVDGGPIIDQAAVRIGSDDTPETLAAKIHAAEHALLPAVIARLSER, encoded by the coding sequence ATGCGAATCGTCATTCTCGGCTCCGGTCGCGGCTCCAATGCCGAGGCAATCCTCACCGCGCAACGCGCCGGCAAGCTCGGCCGCGCCGAAGTCGTGCATCTGTTTTCCGACAAACCCGACGCCGGCATCCTCGGGCTCGGGCCGCGCTTTGGCGTGCCCGCGGCGTTTCTCGATCCTGCGCCCTTCAGGACCAAGCTCGATGGCGAAGGCGAGGCCCGCTACATCGCCGCCATCCGCGAGCAGCGTGCGGACCTCGTCGTGCTGGCCGGTTTCATGCGCGTGATCAAGCCGGGCTTCCTCGACGCGTTTGCGGGCAAAATCATCAACCTGCACCCGAGCCTCCTGCCGGCCTTTGCCGGGCTCGACGCCATCGGCCAGGCCTTCCGGCGCGGCGTGAAAATCACCGGCTGCACCGTCCATTACGTGACCGCCGAAGTCGATGGCGGCCCGATCATCGACCAGGCCGCCGTGCGTATCGGGAGCGACGATACACCGGAAACCCTGGCGGCGAAAATCCACGCCGCCGAGCACGCGCTGCTGCCGGCGGTGATCGCCCGGCTTTCGGAGCGCTGA
- a CDS encoding glyoxalase, producing MATVTRLLHTRMRVNDIERTVKFYEDTLGLKVARRSQSPRGAQLVFLATPGSEEEIELCQMPASAGAPPVQVQPDLMHLAFEVENLEAFAAELKAKGYELSDGPTRSGSGMIAFIDAPEGYEVELIERRK from the coding sequence ATGGCAACCGTGACCCGACTCCTTCACACCCGCATGCGGGTAAACGATATCGAACGCACCGTGAAATTTTACGAAGATACGCTCGGGCTGAAGGTGGCCCGCCGCTCGCAGTCCCCGCGCGGGGCGCAACTGGTGTTTCTGGCCACTCCGGGCAGCGAGGAGGAAATCGAGCTTTGCCAGATGCCCGCCAGCGCCGGCGCGCCACCCGTGCAGGTGCAGCCCGATCTCATGCACCTCGCGTTCGAGGTCGAAAACCTGGAGGCTTTTGCCGCAGAATTGAAGGCAAAGGGCTATGAACTCAGCGACGGTCCCACGCGCTCGGGCAGCGGCATGATCGCTTTCATCGACGCGCCCGAGGGCTACGAGGTGGAGCTGATCGAGCGGCGGAAATAA
- a CDS encoding dihydroorotase: MPMLWIQNARVIDPASKRDAVGDLYIVNGKFATSLSAAEKKKAKKIDASGLVAAPGLVDVHVHFREPGQTHKETIETGSRAAAAGGFTTVVCMPNTSPVADTAGTIQLINDSIRRTACVKVYPTGCITVGMKGQALAPIGSLKRAGVVAITDDGDCVQSNELMRRACEYARMFDLPLMDHCQDHSMTAGAVMNEGVMSTRLGLRGWPNAAEDIIVSRNVILATYTGARIHMQHISSHNAVEIIRRAKSRGVPVTAEATPHHFALTDSALETYDTRFKMNPPLRTEDDRLAVIEGLRDGTLDIIATDHAPHTDDEKDKEFDYAPNGILGLETALAISLEILVRQNRFKLATVVDLMTRKPAGIVNFPAGTGTLAEGAAADLCLFDPDEEWLYDSNKGFSKSGNSPWHGQKLRGRVKATYVDGKPVYDGKKILHQ, translated from the coding sequence ATTCCCATGCTCTGGATACAAAACGCCCGCGTCATCGATCCCGCCAGCAAGCGCGACGCCGTCGGCGATCTTTACATCGTCAATGGCAAGTTCGCGACTTCGCTTTCCGCTGCGGAGAAGAAGAAAGCCAAAAAGATCGACGCCTCCGGCCTCGTTGCCGCTCCCGGCCTCGTGGACGTCCACGTCCACTTCCGCGAGCCCGGCCAGACGCACAAGGAGACCATCGAGACCGGCTCCCGCGCGGCCGCCGCCGGCGGCTTTACCACCGTCGTGTGCATGCCCAACACCTCGCCCGTGGCCGACACGGCCGGCACCATCCAGCTCATCAACGACTCCATCCGCCGCACCGCCTGCGTGAAGGTTTACCCCACCGGCTGCATCACCGTGGGCATGAAGGGCCAGGCCCTCGCGCCCATCGGTTCGCTCAAGCGCGCCGGTGTCGTCGCGATCACCGACGACGGCGATTGCGTGCAGTCCAACGAACTCATGCGCCGCGCCTGCGAATACGCCCGCATGTTCGACCTCCCGCTCATGGATCACTGCCAGGACCACTCCATGACCGCCGGCGCCGTCATGAACGAAGGCGTCATGTCCACGCGCCTCGGCCTGCGCGGCTGGCCCAACGCCGCCGAGGACATCATCGTGTCGCGCAACGTCATCCTCGCAACTTACACCGGCGCGCGCATCCACATGCAGCACATCTCCTCGCACAACGCCGTGGAGATCATCCGCCGCGCCAAGTCGCGGGGCGTGCCCGTCACTGCCGAGGCCACGCCGCACCACTTCGCCCTCACCGACAGCGCCCTCGAGACCTACGACACGCGTTTCAAGATGAACCCGCCGCTGCGCACCGAAGACGACCGCCTCGCGGTCATCGAGGGCCTGCGTGACGGCACGCTCGACATCATCGCCACCGACCACGCTCCGCACACCGATGACGAGAAAGACAAGGAATTCGACTACGCGCCCAACGGCATTCTCGGCCTCGAGACCGCGCTCGCCATCTCGCTCGAAATCCTCGTCCGGCAAAACCGGTTCAAGCTTGCCACCGTGGTGGATCTGATGACCCGCAAACCCGCCGGCATCGTCAACTTTCCCGCCGGCACGGGCACCTTGGCCGAAGGCGCCGCCGCCGACCTTTGCCTCTTCGATCCCGACGAGGAATGGCTCTACGACAGCAACAAGGGTTTCAGCAAATCCGGCAACAGCCCCTGGCATGGCCAGAAACTCCGCGGCCGCGTCAAGGCCACGTATGTGGATGGCAAACCCGTTTACGACGGCAAAAAAATCCTCCACCAGTAA
- the pyrB gene encoding aspartate carbamoyltransferase (catalyzes the transfer of the carbamoyl moiety from carbamoyl phosphate to L- aspartate in pyrimidine biosynthesis), giving the protein MSWNRRHLLTIEELSLDEINQIHATAAAFKKILGRSVKKVPALRGKTIVNLFFEPSTRTRISFEMAAKRLSADVVAFDSSTSSTTKGESLRDTAENIRALGADMIVIRHSASGSPLYLSRILDIPVINAGDGAHSHPTQGLLDTFTMRERLGQDLRGRKIVILGDILFSRVARSNIHALSKMGANVTIVGPSTLVPRWFEAIGGVTVSHDLRSALAGAEVVMLLRIQHERQTAAMFPSLGEYTSMFGLNKTRASWLDPKAIIMHPGPINRGVEIDSELADGSRSVILEQVTNGIAVRMAVLYLCAGGQPENVLH; this is encoded by the coding sequence ATGTCCTGGAATCGCCGCCACCTGCTCACGATCGAGGAACTCTCCCTCGATGAAATCAACCAGATCCACGCCACCGCCGCCGCCTTCAAAAAAATCCTCGGCCGCAGCGTGAAAAAAGTCCCCGCCCTGCGCGGCAAGACGATCGTCAACCTCTTCTTCGAGCCCAGCACGCGCACCCGCATCTCCTTCGAAATGGCGGCCAAGCGCCTCTCGGCCGACGTCGTCGCGTTCGACTCCTCGACTTCCTCGACGACGAAGGGTGAATCCCTGCGCGACACCGCCGAAAACATCCGCGCCCTCGGCGCCGACATGATCGTGATCCGCCACTCCGCCTCCGGCTCCCCGCTCTACCTCTCGCGTATCCTCGACATCCCTGTCATCAACGCCGGCGACGGCGCGCACTCCCATCCCACGCAAGGGCTGCTCGATACCTTCACCATGCGCGAGCGCCTCGGGCAGGACCTGCGCGGCCGCAAGATCGTCATCCTCGGCGACATCCTCTTCAGCCGCGTGGCCCGCTCCAATATTCACGCCCTGTCCAAAATGGGAGCCAATGTCACCATCGTCGGCCCCTCCACGCTCGTCCCGCGCTGGTTCGAGGCCATCGGCGGAGTCACCGTCTCGCACGACCTGCGCAGCGCGCTCGCCGGCGCCGAGGTTGTCATGTTATTGCGGATACAACACGAACGCCAGACCGCCGCCATGTTCCCCTCGCTCGGCGAATACACGAGCATGTTCGGCCTCAACAAGACGCGCGCCTCCTGGCTCGACCCCAAGGCCATCATCATGCACCCCGGCCCGATCAACCGCGGCGTCGAGATCGACAGCGAACTCGCCGACGGCAGCCGCAGCGTGATCCTCGAACAGGTCACCAACGGCATCGCCGTCCGCATGGCCGTCCTCTACCTCTGCGCCGGCGGCCAGCCCGAAAACGTGCTCCATTGA
- a CDS encoding uracil phosphoribosyltransferase, whose protein sequence is MPASKPSNPGKPDSKTLSADDIHQAIERLAADIRARRRSGSRKLVLLGIANGGIELARRLGSRIRSAKVGTIDISFHRDDIGRHPIPKEYTPTLIPIDIDDANVVLVDDVLFSGRTINAALNELFDHGRPARVELAILVDRGGRRLPIAADFTGITLDVEDSDKIVVKLGADDDTATDSITIRHATPKA, encoded by the coding sequence GTGCCTGCATCAAAACCGAGCAATCCGGGCAAACCGGACAGCAAGACCCTCTCCGCGGACGACATCCACCAAGCCATCGAACGGCTCGCCGCCGATATCCGCGCCCGGCGTCGTTCCGGAAGCCGGAAACTCGTCCTCCTCGGCATCGCCAACGGCGGCATCGAACTCGCCCGCCGCCTCGGCTCCCGCATCAGGTCCGCCAAAGTCGGCACCATCGACATCTCCTTCCACCGCGACGACATCGGCCGCCACCCCATCCCCAAGGAGTACACCCCGACCCTCATCCCGATCGATATCGACGACGCCAATGTCGTCCTCGTTGACGACGTCCTTTTCTCCGGCCGCACCATCAACGCCGCGCTCAACGAGCTTTTCGACCACGGCCGCCCCGCCCGCGTCGAACTCGCCATCCTCGTCGACCGCGGCGGCCGCCGCCTCCCCATCGCCGCCGACTTCACCGGCATCACCCTCGACGTGGAAGACAGCGACAAGATCGTCGTCAAACTCGGCGCGGACGACGATACCGCCACCGATTCCATCACGATCAGGCACGCGACGCCCAAGGCCTGA
- a CDS encoding GTP-binding protein HflX, giving the protein MADFLEETPASRNQRCERAFLVGVQTPQMQPGEGDELLNELHELVENLHIGVVERALVNLRAPNPGTLLGSGKTEELIARAKELDCDLIVIDDHLSPAQQRNWEKLSEIAVIDREEVILDIFADRAQTREAVLQVALARMEYSLPRLTRAWTHLSRQRGKGKMGGEGETQLEQDRRLVRDRITRLKKELGEVRKQRGVQRHKRQRVPVPTAAIVGYTNAGKSSLINTLTGSSVLAEDKLFATLDPTTRQLVLRGNQKLLVTDTVGFIRRLPHGLVEAFKATLEEALVADFLIHVLDVTAPNVAAHHATTLAVLGELGADEKRILTVFNKVDAADEPHLARARQLDRDGIFLSARTGDGVPALVDHCLDLIAGAFGSSKLFIPHSRHDVISRLHAIGHVQVEEQRDDGVYIEGRFPPAQKGLFAEFEVSGAKRQNR; this is encoded by the coding sequence ATGGCCGATTTTCTCGAAGAAACACCTGCATCCAGGAACCAGCGTTGCGAACGCGCCTTTCTCGTGGGCGTGCAAACCCCGCAAATGCAGCCAGGCGAAGGTGATGAACTGCTCAACGAGCTGCACGAACTCGTGGAAAATCTCCATATCGGCGTCGTCGAACGCGCGCTCGTCAACCTGCGCGCCCCCAACCCGGGCACGCTTCTTGGCAGCGGAAAGACCGAGGAGCTCATCGCCCGGGCCAAGGAGCTCGACTGCGATCTCATCGTGATCGACGACCACCTCTCGCCCGCGCAACAGCGCAACTGGGAAAAACTCTCCGAAATCGCCGTCATCGACCGCGAGGAAGTCATTCTGGATATTTTCGCCGACCGCGCGCAGACCCGCGAGGCCGTCCTCCAGGTGGCCCTCGCCCGCATGGAGTATTCGCTGCCGCGGCTGACGCGCGCGTGGACGCATCTCTCGCGCCAGCGCGGCAAGGGCAAGATGGGCGGCGAAGGCGAAACCCAGCTCGAACAGGACCGCCGCCTCGTGCGCGACCGCATCACGCGGCTGAAAAAGGAGCTCGGCGAAGTCCGCAAGCAGCGCGGCGTGCAACGTCACAAGCGCCAGCGCGTGCCCGTGCCCACCGCCGCCATCGTCGGCTACACCAACGCCGGCAAATCCTCCCTGATCAACACGCTCACCGGCTCCAGCGTTCTCGCCGAGGACAAGCTCTTCGCCACGCTCGACCCGACCACGCGCCAGCTCGTGCTGCGCGGCAACCAGAAGCTGCTCGTCACCGACACGGTCGGCTTCATTCGCCGCCTGCCGCACGGGCTCGTCGAGGCCTTCAAGGCCACGCTGGAGGAAGCCCTTGTCGCCGACTTCCTGATCCACGTTCTCGACGTGACCGCGCCCAACGTCGCCGCCCACCACGCCACCACGCTCGCCGTGCTCGGGGAGCTGGGCGCGGACGAGAAGCGCATCCTGACGGTGTTCAACAAGGTGGATGCCGCCGACGAACCGCACCTGGCGCGGGCCCGCCAGCTCGACCGGGACGGCATCTTTCTCAGCGCGCGGACCGGAGACGGCGTCCCGGCGCTGGTCGACCACTGCCTCGATCTCATCGCCGGGGCGTTCGGCAGCTCGAAACTTTTTATTCCGCACAGCCGCCACGATGTGATCTCGCGGCTCCATGCCATCGGGCACGTCCAGGTCGAGGAACAGCGCGACGACGGTGTGTACATCGAGGGGCGTTTCCCGCCGGCGCAGAAGGGGCTTTTTGCGGAGTTCGAGGTGAGCGGAGCAAAGCGGCAGAACCGCTGA